Part of the Candidatus Dependentiae bacterium genome, TCAAATGGGTGCAGATCTTGTTGATGTAGAGTGGAATTTGCTTCATGCTCTTGCGCAGCGCCTTCCTCTACCTATTCCAAAACCATTGTTTTATGGCAAACCAAGCAAGCTGTTCAAGTGGCCATTTTTGGGGTATTACTTTCTTGAAGGTAAGTCTGCCTGTGGTGCAGGTTTAACCATGCAGGAACGTGTTCATTGTGCTGAGCCGTTGGCACAATTTTTGAAAGTACTTCATGCAATTGATGAAACTGAAGCGCTTAAGCTTGGAGCAGGGTCTGACGTTCTTGAGAAATTAAATATGCACAAGCGATTGCCGCTTGCACTCAAAAATATAGAAAAAATTAGAGAGCTTGGTTTATTTCAACAGTGTGATAGGTTGCAAGCAATGCTTGAAAATCTTAAAAATGTTACTGATACCGGACGAAAAGTTTTGGTTCATAGTGACTTGTATGCGCGCCATTTTTTGATTAACGAAAAGCGTGAAATATGTGGGGTTATTGATTGGGGCGATGTTCGCATTGCAAGCCCTGCCGTTGATTTACAACTTATTTTTAGCTTTTTACCACAGCAAGCACGATCTGTATTTTTAGAAACCTATGGAACTATTGATGAACAAACAGAACAACTTGCTTTGGCTCGAGCACTTTTACATACCTTATCAATTGTTGTTTATGCGCATGACGTTGATGATCAAGATTTACTTGCCGAAGGGTTAGTTGGTCTGCAACTCCTCGTTGATGTTGGTTGTGAGCTATGACGCGACTTATTATTCCTCATAAGCCATTTTACTTTATTAGACATGGCGAAACCGATTGGAACAAAGAATATCGAGCTATGGGGCATACTGACATTCCGCTTAATCAAAATGGGCTCGAGCAGGCCGTGCTTGCAGCCGAGTTGCTCAAAGATATTCAATTTGATTGTATTATTTCAAGTCCATTAAGGAGAGCTTTAAAAACAGCTCAAATTATTGCTGAAAAAAGAGATACTGCTGTTCAGATTGTTGATGAATTTAAGGAATGCTTTTTTGGGGTTTTGGAAGGAACAAATTTATTATTTGATCCACGCGTTCAGGGCTGGGAAAAGGGTGCCCATGTTGAAGATGTAGAGCATTATGACGATTTTTCCAATCGCGTAATTCAAGCGCTTGTGTTTGCATTATCCGGTTCAAAAACTCCTTTGATTGTGAGTCATGGTGGCGTGTATCGCATTATTCAAAGTGCTCTTGGCTTACCGCATCATGGTCTTAAAAACTGTGTTCCGGTATTTCATAATCCAGTGAAGACGCTTGATGGGGTATGGGATTCGCACCTGTTGCTTTGATTCAATAATGCTTTTAAAATCGTACTTATTTGATTTCTTTTCTATTCACGGTAACCTCTCTTGTCAAGTACATTAAAGCGACTACCTCCTTCTCAAACACAGAAGATTGAAAAGAAAATGACGACAAAATCAAAAACGAATCTTGTTCAAGAAGATCAAAATCACATCAGAAAAACTGCTGCACTAGGCGCAACCGATGATGAATTTAAAACGTTCATGTATCTGTGCAATATGTACAATTTAGATCCACTCAAAAAAGAGATCTATTTTATCAAATATGGTGGCAAGTCTACGATCATTACCAGCAGAGACGGATACCTGAAAATAGCCAACTGCAATGAGCATTTTGATGGTATTGAAAGCGATGTGGTGTATCAGGGTGATCTGCTGACCAAGCGAGACGATGGCAGTCTCCTGATTACTTATGGTCAAGAGCATCTGAGTTTTGATAAATCAAAATTGTCTGGAGCATTTTGTAGCGTTTTTCGTAAAGATCGTAAAAAAGCAACAACGGTGTTTGTCAGCATCAAAGAATATTATAAAAAAGATGCTCCAATTTGGCAGCAATACACCAATGCAATGATTCTTAAGGTTGCAGAGGCTATGGCGCTTAAGCGTGCATTTGCTATCAGTGGCTTAGTGACGCGAGAAGAAATCGAAGATAGCGAATAGCAAGATGATAGTGCATAAAAAAAGCCCGCGGTGAAGCGGGCAAAAATTATCGGTTTAAATTCTGTATTAAATTACAATTACCACATAGGGTCATTTATATCCCAACGTTGGTGACGATCATGTGGATTTTGTCCAGGATTTTGATTACCACAATCATTGTAATAATAATGAGGCCAATCTCTTAAGCACCACCAGCAGAATTGATGCCCACAGGTGCAGATTACATGGCGACAAGCATTCCCTTTTTCAATAGTTCTTCTGCATGCTTGATTTGGGCAACGCTTAAAGCCTTGCGCTCTAATTTCAGCATCACTCAAAGGAGACATTGCTGGTCTTCCAAAGCGAGCTTGCGCTTCGTCATACGCATCCATGATTGTTCTATCGTTGTTCATGATGATAGCCATTTCATCTCGAGATATCACTTCCTGGCATCCCTGATGAGGACATGGAGTTCTGTTGAATGGTTGCGCTCCTCGATCACCATATCGTGCATTGATAGTACCTGCTAAGCAGTCTCTGCAATATCCGTGCCCACAACGTAAATGGTTTATTTCTACATCATCTTCTATGCAGACTTCGCAGTGTCCTTGTGACGTTTGCATTCTGAATGGTTCAGGCATCGTTTCAATGTAGCGCTTAATTTCATAAGCAAGCCATGTTGCGTTAAGCATCATTGCAGCAATCAGTAGTTTTGGATACCCAGTATTTGACTCAAGTGCTGAGTACTCTGCAAGTAACTTTGTTAAAGAGTGAGCTGCGGTCAGCATATTTCGAGCTTGAGTCCTTGAATAATTTTCATAGGATGTTGCGTTTTGTTGCGCGCAAGCAAGGGCAAAGGCGGTGAGGCCTTTAAGGCTTGGAAGTGCAACGGTGCGCCATGTTTTGACAAGTCTGGATATTTTTTCTTCAGCTATTTCAGCTTCAGCGTCAGCCTCAGCCTCATCAAAAATTTCTTCTTGAACAGCTTCATCTTCTTCAAATTCAAAATCAAGAAGGTCATCTGTATCGTTATCAAAATCAAAATCAAGAAGATCTTCGGTGGCTACCGGATTAACTTTTTGAGGAGCAGGAACAAGAACTCGAAAATATTTAAATAAGTTTTTTAGATCAAGAAGCGCAATTGAGCAATTTACGAGTATATCTCTGTTAGTGAGATTAAGGCGACCATTGATTTGTTGAGCATTGATGTTGTTATGAAGATACAATATTTTGTTAGCGATACTCAGCGAGTGAGCAGCCATGTGATAGAGTGCAGCCTTTTTTGTATTCTTTGCAAGCGTGTGCTTTTGTGCTGTAATATCAAATGGAATGGTTGCCAATGCCAAACCCATTTCAGCATAGTTACTTTGCGTTACAGCTTGCAGCGTGGAGAGATTCTGCAGAATCAAAAGACCAACAATAAGCTTTCTTCCAATGAGTACGATATAATTCATCTATGAGCCTCTAAAGTTCGGGTTAAAATATAACTTAATTTTTCTATAACTTTGTGTTAATCATTAAAATCTAAATTTCAAAACTAAATGGTCTCCAGCACTGATATGAACTACAAGGGCCATTGCCTCTATTCCAATTTCCCAAACAAACCCAACAAAATTGATGGTCGCATCTTCGGCA contains:
- a CDS encoding phosphotransferase, whose translation is MSQQWSAEFKLEPNLAKHLIESQFPQLKPVMLEFIGEGWDNVAYRVNRNYLFRFPRRQMGADLVDVEWNLLHALAQRLPLPIPKPLFYGKPSKLFKWPFLGYYFLEGKSACGAGLTMQERVHCAEPLAQFLKVLHAIDETEALKLGAGSDVLEKLNMHKRLPLALKNIEKIRELGLFQQCDRLQAMLENLKNVTDTGRKVLVHSDLYARHFLINEKREICGVIDWGDVRIASPAVDLQLIFSFLPQQARSVFLETYGTIDEQTEQLALARALLHTLSIVVYAHDVDDQDLLAEGLVGLQLLVDVGCEL
- a CDS encoding histidine phosphatase family protein, with protein sequence MTRLIIPHKPFYFIRHGETDWNKEYRAMGHTDIPLNQNGLEQAVLAAELLKDIQFDCIISSPLRRALKTAQIIAEKRDTAVQIVDEFKECFFGVLEGTNLLFDPRVQGWEKGAHVEDVEHYDDFSNRVIQALVFALSGSKTPLIVSHGGVYRIIQSALGLPHHGLKNCVPVFHNPVKTLDGVWDSHLLL
- the bet gene encoding phage recombination protein Bet; its protein translation is MTTKSKTNLVQEDQNHIRKTAALGATDDEFKTFMYLCNMYNLDPLKKEIYFIKYGGKSTIITSRDGYLKIANCNEHFDGIESDVVYQGDLLTKRDDGSLLITYGQEHLSFDKSKLSGAFCSVFRKDRKKATTVFVSIKEYYKKDAPIWQQYTNAMILKVAEAMALKRAFAISGLVTREEIEDSE